A section of the Pseudomonas lini genome encodes:
- a CDS encoding L-iditol 2-dehydrogenase has protein sequence MKRLEGKSALITGSARGIGRSFAQAYIGEGATVAIADINLERAQATASELGPQAYAVEMDVTRQASIDAAIAEVVAHAGKLDILVNNAALFDLAPITEITRESYDKLFAINVSGTLFTLQAAAKQMISQGHGGKIINMASQAGRRGEALVGVYCATKAAVISLTQSAGLNLIKHKINVNAIAPGVVDGEHWDGVDALFAKHENRPLGEKKRLVGLEVPYGRMGTAEDLVGMAIFLAGSESDYIVAQTYNVDGGNWMS, from the coding sequence ATGAAACGTCTCGAAGGTAAAAGCGCTTTGATCACTGGTTCCGCGCGCGGTATTGGACGCTCGTTTGCCCAGGCCTATATCGGTGAAGGCGCTACGGTCGCTATCGCCGACATCAATTTGGAAAGAGCTCAAGCGACGGCCTCCGAGCTTGGGCCGCAAGCTTACGCGGTGGAGATGGACGTTACCCGCCAGGCGTCCATTGATGCAGCGATCGCGGAGGTCGTTGCCCACGCAGGAAAGCTGGACATCCTTGTGAACAATGCGGCGTTGTTCGATCTTGCACCGATCACCGAGATCACTCGGGAAAGCTACGACAAGCTTTTTGCAATCAATGTCAGCGGGACGCTGTTCACGCTTCAGGCAGCGGCGAAGCAGATGATCAGTCAGGGGCATGGCGGTAAGATCATCAACATGGCCAGCCAGGCGGGTCGCCGCGGTGAGGCGTTGGTAGGCGTCTACTGCGCCACCAAGGCGGCCGTCATCAGCCTTACACAGTCTGCTGGCCTTAACCTCATCAAGCACAAAATCAATGTCAATGCGATTGCCCCGGGGGTTGTCGATGGCGAACACTGGGACGGTGTCGACGCGCTCTTTGCCAAACACGAGAACCGACCCCTGGGTGAGAAGAAGCGGCTCGTCGGCCTTGAGGTTCCGTATGGAAGAATGGGGACAGCAGAGGATCTGGTAGGAATGGCAATTTTCCTGGCGGGCTCGGAGAGCGATTACATCGTTGCACAAACGTACAACGTTGATGGCGGGAACTGGATGAGCTGA
- a CDS encoding carbohydrate ABC transporter permease, translating to MNTSIIRAQLAASAPSRARRLINPGWFLVSPSVALLLLWMIVPLAMTVYFSVIRYNLLNPGENEFVGLENFAYFVTDSGFLPGALNTLILVGSVLLISVIFGVLIAALLEASEFFGRGIVRVLLISPFFIMPTVGSLIFKNLIFHPVSGILAAVWKFFGAQPVDWLAHYPLFSIIVIVSWQWLPFAILLLMTAMQSLDQEQKEAARLDGAGALAIFWHLTLPHLARPIAVVVMIETIFLLSVFAEIFTTTNGGPGFASTNLAYLIYNQALVQFDVGMASAGGLIAVVIANIAAIVLVRMIGKNLTDKA from the coding sequence ATGAACACGTCCATTATTCGAGCCCAGCTTGCGGCCTCGGCGCCATCACGCGCACGCCGTTTGATCAATCCAGGATGGTTTCTGGTGTCGCCATCGGTTGCACTTTTGTTGCTCTGGATGATCGTGCCGCTGGCCATGACCGTTTATTTTTCGGTGATCCGGTACAACCTGCTCAATCCAGGGGAAAACGAGTTCGTTGGCCTGGAGAACTTTGCCTATTTCGTGACAGATTCGGGTTTTCTTCCCGGAGCGCTTAACACGTTGATATTGGTGGGCAGCGTGCTGCTGATCAGCGTGATTTTTGGTGTCTTGATTGCAGCCTTGCTTGAGGCAAGCGAGTTCTTTGGACGCGGCATAGTCAGGGTGCTGCTCATTTCGCCGTTTTTTATCATGCCGACCGTGGGTTCGCTGATCTTCAAGAACCTGATCTTCCACCCTGTCTCCGGGATCCTCGCGGCGGTATGGAAGTTCTTCGGGGCACAGCCCGTCGATTGGCTAGCTCATTACCCACTCTTCTCGATCATCGTCATCGTTTCCTGGCAGTGGCTGCCTTTTGCGATCTTGTTGCTGATGACAGCCATGCAGTCGCTCGATCAAGAGCAGAAAGAGGCCGCTCGATTGGATGGGGCGGGTGCCCTGGCCATCTTCTGGCATTTGACCCTGCCACATTTGGCCAGGCCCATCGCGGTGGTGGTGATGATCGAGACGATTTTCCTGCTGTCGGTATTTGCAGAAATCTTCACCACGACAAATGGCGGACCTGGGTTCGCTTCGACCAACCTCGCCTATCTGATCTACAACCAGGCACTGGTGCAGTTCGATGTGGGCATGGCCTCGGCCGGTGGTCTGATTGCGGTGGTGATCGCCAACATCGCGGCGATTGTGCTGGTGCGCATGATTGGCAAGAACCTGACCGACAAAGCCTGA
- a CDS encoding TIGR03758 family integrating conjugative element protein yields MSMTDSQTAAFQNAAGFSPQSSSTLWLSLVLVLALLWCAWVMWTAYRGWTSGSVRFGAFGGSAARVLLTLLVLMFFTLS; encoded by the coding sequence ATGAGCATGACCGATTCCCAGACCGCGGCCTTCCAAAACGCCGCCGGTTTCTCACCGCAGAGCAGTTCCACGCTCTGGTTGTCCCTGGTTCTCGTCCTGGCTTTGCTGTGGTGTGCCTGGGTGATGTGGACGGCTTACCGGGGGTGGACATCCGGCAGTGTTCGCTTCGGAGCCTTCGGCGGCAGTGCTGCGCGCGTGCTGCTCACCTTGCTGGTCCTGATGTTCTTCACCCTGTCCTAA
- a CDS encoding SDR family NAD(P)-dependent oxidoreductase produces the protein MTKKSDRIALITGASRGIGRSNALKLAENGVDVIITYLSSADAAAAVVSEIEALGRRAVALHLDVGNAGTFAKFANDVKTTLQQKWQRDRFDYLINNAGGGTYATVADTTEQEFDLMINTHLKGTFFLTQKLLPLIEDGGRILNTSSGLTRFTVSGYAAYAAAKAGVDVLTRYMAIELGSRRISVNAIAPGATETDFGGGALRDDSALNAQFAGMTALGRNARPDDIGSVVAALLGEGTGWITGQRIEASGGLLL, from the coding sequence ATGACTAAAAAATCAGATCGCATTGCCCTTATTACTGGTGCCAGCCGAGGAATTGGACGGAGTAATGCCTTGAAACTCGCCGAAAATGGCGTCGATGTGATCATTACCTATCTGAGTAGTGCAGACGCAGCTGCGGCAGTTGTAAGCGAAATCGAAGCCTTGGGTCGTCGCGCCGTAGCCTTGCACCTTGATGTCGGCAATGCAGGTACGTTTGCTAAATTCGCAAACGATGTGAAAACCACGCTGCAGCAAAAGTGGCAGCGCGATCGATTCGACTACCTGATCAACAACGCAGGTGGTGGTACATACGCGACGGTTGCCGACACCACCGAGCAAGAGTTCGACCTCATGATCAACACTCATCTCAAAGGCACGTTCTTTTTGACCCAAAAATTGCTTCCGCTGATAGAGGATGGCGGACGCATTCTTAACACCTCGTCAGGTTTGACCCGCTTCACAGTGAGCGGCTACGCCGCCTACGCCGCAGCGAAAGCCGGCGTCGACGTGCTGACGCGCTATATGGCCATAGAGTTAGGTTCGCGGAGGATCAGCGTTAACGCTATCGCGCCGGGCGCGACGGAAACAGACTTCGGCGGAGGCGCTCTGCGCGATGACTCGGCCCTGAACGCGCAATTTGCTGGCATGACCGCACTGGGTCGTAATGCGCGCCCGGATGACATCGGTTCTGTAGTCGCCGCATTGCTTGGCGAAGGTACCGGCTGGATTACCGGGCAACGCATAGAGGCGTCGGGGGGCCTGCTCCTCTGA
- a CDS encoding RAQPRD family integrative conjugative element protein — protein MPTTTVFRCLLLSLAIVDDSSYATSGHEQDQLSQVQQQLDIIERVATKAKAVSMPQPDDRYRFDYPRLSQDIQRIRQGLLDYLSPSRAQPRDPSELVGDYRLDTPSAEPSP, from the coding sequence ATGCCAACTACTACCGTCTTTCGCTGCTTACTACTCTCGTTGGCTATCGTCGATGACAGCAGCTATGCCACATCTGGTCATGAGCAGGATCAGCTCAGCCAAGTCCAGCAGCAACTCGACATAATCGAACGCGTTGCAACGAAAGCTAAGGCAGTCAGCATGCCTCAACCCGACGATCGCTATCGCTTCGACTATCCCCGCCTGTCTCAGGACATCCAACGTATTCGCCAAGGCCTGCTGGACTATCTGTCCCCCTCTCGCGCTCAACCCCGTGACCCCAGTGAACTGGTCGGTGATTACCGCCTCGACACTCCGTCTGCCGAGCCCTCGCCATGA
- a CDS encoding sugar ABC transporter substrate-binding protein has protein sequence MKITNALILSTGLSFALASHAAETLTIATVNNGDMIRMQRLSKIFEQQHPDIKLNWVVLEENVLRQRLTTDIATQGGQFDVLTIGTYETPMWGAKNWLEPMKDLPAGYDVDDIFPAVRQGLSVNDTLYALPFYGESTITYYRTDLFKAAGLTMPGQPTWSQLGEFAAKLNDPSKDQYGMCLRGKAGWGENMALLTTMANAFGARWFDEKWQPELNGPEWKAAATFYVDTLKKYGPPGVSSNGFNETLALFNSGKCAIWVDASVAGSFTTDKEQSRVVDSVGFAPAPIEVTDKGSSWLYAWSLAIPATSKHKEAAKSFVTWATSKEYIQLVTDKDGITNVPPGTRISTYSDAYLKAAPFAQVTLQMMKHADPSQPSAKPVPYVGIQYVVIPEFQSIGTSVGKLFSAALTGQMSVEQALASAQSTTEREMKRAGYPKK, from the coding sequence ATGAAGATTACGAATGCGCTAATTCTTTCTACTGGTCTGTCATTCGCCCTTGCCAGCCATGCCGCTGAGACGCTGACCATCGCGACGGTCAACAACGGTGACATGATCCGAATGCAACGGCTATCCAAGATCTTCGAGCAGCAGCATCCCGACATCAAACTGAACTGGGTCGTGCTCGAAGAGAACGTTCTGCGTCAGCGTCTGACCACTGACATTGCCACTCAAGGTGGTCAGTTCGACGTGTTGACGATTGGCACCTACGAGACCCCGATGTGGGGTGCCAAGAACTGGCTAGAGCCGATGAAGGACCTCCCGGCCGGCTACGACGTCGACGATATCTTTCCTGCCGTGCGTCAGGGCCTTTCTGTTAACGATACGCTCTACGCACTGCCGTTCTACGGCGAAAGCACCATCACGTACTACCGCACCGACCTGTTCAAGGCTGCAGGGCTGACGATGCCGGGGCAGCCGACCTGGTCGCAACTGGGCGAGTTCGCTGCCAAGCTCAATGATCCTTCGAAGGATCAATATGGCATGTGCTTGCGTGGCAAAGCTGGCTGGGGCGAAAACATGGCCTTGCTTACCACGATGGCCAACGCCTTCGGGGCGCGCTGGTTCGATGAGAAATGGCAGCCTGAACTCAATGGTCCTGAGTGGAAGGCAGCAGCGACGTTTTATGTTGATACCCTGAAGAAATATGGCCCTCCCGGAGTATCCAGTAACGGGTTCAACGAAACACTGGCCCTTTTCAACAGTGGAAAATGCGCGATTTGGGTTGATGCAAGCGTGGCTGGATCTTTCACCACCGATAAGGAGCAGAGCCGGGTGGTGGACAGCGTAGGTTTCGCTCCTGCGCCTATTGAGGTTACCGACAAGGGGTCCTCGTGGTTGTACGCCTGGTCATTGGCAATTCCTGCCACCTCCAAGCACAAAGAGGCCGCCAAATCGTTCGTCACCTGGGCCACCTCCAAAGAGTACATCCAGCTAGTTACCGATAAGGATGGCATCACGAACGTGCCACCCGGTACACGCATCTCGACCTACAGTGACGCTTACCTCAAGGCCGCGCCGTTTGCTCAGGTAACGTTGCAAATGATGAAGCACGCTGACCCGTCGCAGCCTTCAGCCAAACCTGTTCCGTACGTGGGCATTCAATACGTGGTGATCCCCGAGTTTCAGTCGATCGGTACATCGGTAGGCAAGCTTTTCTCCGCAGCGTTGACAGGACAAATGTCGGTTGAGCAAGCGCTGGCTTCTGCCCAGTCCACAACCGAGCGCGAGATGAAGCGTGCGGGCTATCCCAAAAAATAA
- a CDS encoding carbohydrate ABC transporter permease: MMTLKQSRSLQSVLLGTLAWVTALLLFFPIFWMVLTSFKTEIDAFATPPQFIFMPTLENYLHIQERSDYFHFAWNSVLISFSATALCMLIAVPAAYSMAFYETKRTKQTLLWMLSTKMLPPVGVLMPIYLLAKGAGLLDTRIALIVIYTLINLPIVVWMIYTYFKDIPREILEAARLDGATLGQEMLRVLLPISKGGLASTMLLSMILCWNEAFWSLNLTSSSAAPLTALIASYSSPEGLFWAKLSAVSTLACAPILIFGWISQKQLVRGLSFGAVK; encoded by the coding sequence ATGATGACGCTTAAACAATCCCGGTCTCTGCAAAGCGTACTGCTCGGCACCTTGGCCTGGGTCACCGCTTTGCTGTTGTTCTTTCCGATCTTTTGGATGGTGCTTACCAGTTTCAAGACCGAGATCGACGCCTTCGCTACGCCGCCACAGTTCATCTTCATGCCTACGCTGGAGAATTACTTGCACATCCAGGAGCGCAGTGACTACTTCCACTTCGCGTGGAACTCGGTGCTGATTTCCTTCTCCGCTACAGCGTTGTGCATGCTGATCGCGGTGCCGGCGGCCTACTCGATGGCGTTCTATGAGACCAAGCGCACTAAGCAGACGCTGCTTTGGATGCTATCGACCAAGATGCTTCCTCCAGTTGGGGTGCTCATGCCTATCTACCTTCTGGCGAAGGGGGCGGGGTTGCTGGACACCCGGATCGCGCTGATCGTGATCTACACCCTGATCAACCTGCCCATCGTGGTATGGATGATTTACACGTACTTCAAAGACATCCCCCGGGAGATTCTGGAGGCGGCCAGGCTGGACGGCGCGACCCTGGGGCAGGAGATGCTGCGCGTGCTGCTGCCCATCAGCAAGGGTGGGCTGGCGTCGACCATGCTGCTGTCGATGATCCTGTGCTGGAACGAGGCCTTCTGGTCGCTCAACCTGACGAGCTCCAGCGCCGCACCTCTGACCGCGCTGATCGCTTCCTACTCGAGCCCTGAGGGTCTGTTCTGGGCGAAGCTTTCCGCGGTTTCCACATTGGCCTGCGCACCTATCTTGATCTTCGGCTGGATCAGTCAGAAGCAATTGGTTCGTGGGCTGTCCTTTGGCGCCGTCAAATGA
- a CDS encoding class I SAM-dependent methyltransferase yields the protein MPDPIKLEFSEKYDDKHAQSYLLKHQDNLARRLSHKRDEQLARSALVAAGEPGLVLDLPCGAGRFWPLLAQKPGRVIIGADNSESMLKVATIAQPAEVVKRVRPLQTSAFAIDLPDNAVDNIFCMRLMHHIGAPEHRLAILREFQRVTRDSVIISLWVDGNFKAWKRKRTEVRRRNKGEQDGYQNRFVLPATTVEAEFEQAGFRVQKSLDFIPLYAMWRVYVLRKK from the coding sequence ATGCCCGATCCGATCAAGCTTGAATTTTCCGAAAAGTACGACGATAAGCACGCGCAGAGTTATTTACTCAAGCATCAGGACAATCTGGCCCGCCGTTTATCCCACAAACGCGACGAGCAATTGGCGCGTAGTGCGTTGGTCGCCGCTGGCGAGCCTGGCTTGGTGCTGGACTTGCCGTGCGGGGCCGGGCGTTTCTGGCCGTTACTGGCGCAAAAGCCTGGTCGCGTGATCATCGGCGCAGACAATTCTGAGTCGATGTTGAAGGTCGCAACCATCGCCCAACCGGCGGAGGTGGTGAAACGGGTTCGCCCGTTGCAGACCTCTGCCTTTGCTATCGATTTACCGGACAACGCGGTCGACAACATATTCTGCATGCGCTTGATGCACCACATCGGCGCCCCGGAGCACAGACTCGCGATTCTGCGTGAGTTTCAACGCGTTACTCGCGACAGCGTAATTATCTCACTATGGGTGGACGGCAACTTCAAGGCTTGGAAACGCAAGCGTACCGAAGTGCGTCGTCGCAACAAAGGAGAACAGGACGGTTACCAAAATCGGTTCGTGTTGCCGGCTACTACTGTCGAGGCAGAGTTTGAACAGGCCGGTTTCCGTGTTCAGAAATCCCTGGACTTCATACCGCTCTACGCCATGTGGCGAGTTTATGTATTACGCAAAAAATAA
- a CDS encoding ABC transporter ATP-binding protein: MATLKIENLKKGFEGLSIIKGIDLEVKDKEFVVFVGPSGCGKSTLLRLIAGLEDVTSGTIELDGRDITEVTPAKRDLAMVFQTYALYPHMTVRKNLSFALDLAGEKKPDVERKVAEAARILELGSLLDRKPKQLSGGQRQRVAIGRAIVRNPKIFLFDEPLSNLDAALRVQTRLELSRLHKELQATMIYVTHDQVEAMTLATKVVVLNAGRIEQIGSPLELYHHPANLFVAGFLGTPKMGFLQATVHAVHASGVEVRFASGTTLLIPRDSSALSVGQSVTIGIRPEHLTLGAEGQVPVTTDVTERLGSDTFCHVNVDSGESLTVRVQGDCEVPYAARRYLTLDVAHCHLFDESGLSVSPAASRAA; this comes from the coding sequence ATGGCCACTTTGAAAATAGAAAATCTCAAGAAAGGTTTCGAGGGACTGTCCATCATCAAGGGCATCGATCTCGAGGTTAAGGACAAGGAATTTGTGGTGTTCGTAGGGCCGTCGGGGTGTGGCAAGTCGACCCTGTTGCGCCTGATTGCAGGTTTGGAAGACGTCACGAGCGGCACGATCGAGCTCGACGGCCGAGACATCACTGAGGTGACTCCTGCCAAACGAGACCTGGCCATGGTATTCCAGACCTATGCTCTGTATCCGCACATGACGGTACGCAAGAATTTGTCATTTGCCTTGGATCTGGCCGGTGAGAAGAAGCCGGATGTGGAAAGGAAGGTCGCCGAGGCCGCAAGGATTCTCGAACTTGGTTCTCTGCTCGACCGCAAGCCTAAGCAGTTGTCAGGTGGTCAGCGCCAACGAGTCGCTATTGGGCGTGCGATTGTCCGAAACCCGAAAATTTTCCTTTTCGATGAGCCACTGTCGAACCTTGATGCTGCGCTGCGTGTACAGACGCGCTTGGAGCTGTCCCGACTGCATAAGGAGCTGCAGGCGACCATGATCTACGTGACCCATGACCAGGTCGAAGCCATGACGCTCGCCACCAAGGTCGTTGTGCTTAACGCTGGGCGGATCGAGCAGATTGGTTCGCCGCTCGAGCTCTACCATCACCCTGCCAACCTGTTCGTTGCCGGCTTCCTTGGGACACCAAAAATGGGATTCTTGCAGGCGACTGTGCATGCCGTGCATGCATCGGGGGTGGAGGTTAGATTCGCCTCTGGAACCACTTTGCTCATTCCACGCGACAGCAGTGCGTTGTCGGTTGGGCAATCCGTGACGATCGGGATACGGCCGGAGCATTTGACCCTGGGCGCTGAAGGCCAAGTGCCGGTCACGACGGATGTCACCGAGCGCCTGGGCAGCGATACCTTCTGCCACGTGAATGTCGATTCAGGAGAAAGCCTGACGGTACGTGTCCAGGGGGATTGCGAAGTGCCGTACGCCGCCCGGCGTTATCTCACCCTCGATGTCGCTCATTGCCATCTATTTGATGAGAGCGGTCTTTCGGTAAGCCCTGCGGCATCACGCGCGGCCTGA
- a CDS encoding AraC family transcriptional regulator, whose translation MPDNRAALFEHRPADLEVILPEPDQSFRWYEHDYPYALARWNHHPEYEIHLIRQGSGKLLAGDYIGPFTAGHVALIGPGLPHDWMGDIAPGEQLVGRDVVLQFDGAALLDLQGSLPELSELKTLFELAQRGIEFTGGTAVEAALLLERIGEATGLQRLIMFLQLIDTLARAPKREIRVLASACYSPSLNERSSERINQAFDYLINELTSDIRLSVIAERVGMSEAGFSRFFKRITGHGFMDLMRKLRIQRACRLLVQTQLSVAEICFEVGYENVSNFNRHFRHEMHQTPSDYRRTTAVKLFNRDSLHPSLPITQVR comes from the coding sequence ATGCCTGACAACCGCGCTGCTTTGTTCGAGCACCGACCAGCCGACCTTGAAGTCATCCTTCCTGAACCCGATCAGAGCTTTCGATGGTACGAGCACGACTATCCATACGCCCTCGCCCGCTGGAACCACCATCCGGAATATGAAATCCACCTGATTCGACAAGGAAGTGGCAAGCTTTTGGCTGGGGATTACATCGGGCCCTTCACCGCAGGACATGTCGCACTGATTGGCCCAGGTCTTCCCCATGATTGGATGGGAGATATCGCGCCGGGAGAACAGCTCGTAGGCCGCGACGTGGTGCTGCAGTTTGACGGCGCTGCCCTGCTCGACCTCCAAGGTTCATTGCCTGAGCTATCGGAGCTGAAAACGCTGTTTGAGCTGGCACAACGTGGGATCGAATTTACTGGGGGGACGGCCGTCGAGGCCGCTTTGCTGCTTGAGAGAATCGGCGAGGCGACGGGGCTTCAGCGCCTGATCATGTTCCTGCAATTGATAGACACCCTCGCAAGGGCGCCAAAGCGCGAAATTCGGGTATTGGCCAGCGCCTGCTACTCGCCTTCGTTGAACGAGCGCAGCTCGGAGCGAATAAATCAGGCATTCGACTACCTGATCAATGAGCTCACATCCGACATCCGGCTATCTGTCATCGCCGAGCGAGTTGGGATGAGCGAGGCCGGTTTTTCACGCTTTTTCAAACGAATCACTGGCCACGGATTCATGGACCTGATGCGCAAGCTGCGCATCCAGCGTGCATGTCGGCTACTCGTCCAGACACAGCTCTCGGTCGCCGAAATCTGCTTCGAGGTTGGCTATGAAAACGTCTCCAATTTCAATCGCCACTTCCGTCATGAAATGCATCAGACCCCGAGCGACTACCGGCGTACTACTGCCGTGAAGCTCTTCAACCGAGACAGTCTTCACCCATCGCTACCGATCACGCAGGTGCGGTGA
- a CDS encoding dihydrofolate reductase family protein, whose translation MPPRIICHMISSVDGRLVSSRWTSLPNGDSEQTIRNHYERIAARLGGDGFIIGRKTMEAFDGISSKPPFVGEHSGGLRDHNIAHEPGDPVAIVIDPSGKLHYQTNTIDGGHRIISILGDSVSDAYLQALRNQGISYLFAGPHCENLKQALAMLGAQFGLKTLLLEGGGVINGTFLKAGLIDEISLLIYPGIDGLSGVPSIFEYHGQSDERPASGQSLRHISTQTIEDGFIWARYLVAKMSPHT comes from the coding sequence ATGCCCCCTCGAATCATATGCCACATGATCAGCTCGGTGGACGGGCGCCTCGTGTCTTCTCGTTGGACATCTCTACCCAATGGGGACAGTGAGCAAACGATTAGAAATCATTACGAGCGAATTGCCGCCCGCCTAGGCGGCGACGGTTTCATCATAGGCCGAAAGACCATGGAAGCATTTGATGGTATTTCTTCAAAACCACCGTTTGTAGGGGAACACAGCGGTGGTCTGCGGGACCACAACATAGCGCATGAACCAGGGGACCCGGTTGCGATCGTGATTGACCCCTCCGGGAAGCTGCACTACCAGACGAATACCATTGATGGCGGGCATCGGATTATCTCCATTCTCGGCGACTCGGTATCGGATGCCTATTTGCAGGCGTTGCGAAACCAGGGCATTTCCTATCTCTTCGCAGGCCCTCATTGTGAAAACCTTAAGCAAGCGTTAGCGATGCTAGGCGCCCAGTTTGGATTGAAGACCCTGCTACTCGAAGGTGGCGGCGTGATCAATGGGACCTTTTTGAAGGCCGGTCTGATCGATGAGATCAGCCTTTTGATTTACCCAGGAATAGATGGTTTGAGCGGGGTACCAAGCATATTTGAATATCACGGCCAGTCGGATGAACGCCCTGCGTCCGGCCAGTCCCTGCGCCATATCAGTACGCAAACGATTGAGGATGGTTTCATCTGGGCCAGGTACCTCGTTGCGAAGATGTCACCGCACACATGA
- a CDS encoding carbohydrate kinase, protein MQLPSVVVFGEALTDVVQHSPGRWQGYPGGAPWNVARAMSRLGVPTAFAGSISTDSLGDELAQQSRAAGLDMRFLQRVDADPLVAIVPSSHPPRYFFAGEADLLFDVDQLPAGWLDAVRLCHFSCISLARQPLGDRLVEVARRVKEEDKLISYDPNWRNLMDTRYRELTFPAMVELADIIKLSDEDLRQIYPGLNEEQALRELRTMNTRAQILFTRGAKGMVLYDTDLKFEQPAIAVEVADTVGAGDSSMAGWLASTLLGIQEPRARLEFSAACASVSCSHAGAYAPSREEVNNLLSYRMQH, encoded by the coding sequence ATGCAATTGCCGAGCGTTGTTGTGTTTGGTGAAGCACTGACCGACGTGGTTCAACACTCGCCCGGACGGTGGCAGGGCTATCCAGGTGGCGCGCCCTGGAACGTGGCCCGCGCAATGAGCCGCCTCGGCGTGCCCACTGCATTCGCCGGCTCGATCAGTACCGACTCATTGGGCGATGAGCTCGCACAGCAATCGAGGGCTGCCGGTCTGGACATGAGATTCCTCCAGAGAGTTGACGCTGACCCTCTGGTAGCGATCGTGCCCTCCAGCCACCCTCCCCGGTATTTCTTTGCGGGCGAGGCCGATCTACTTTTTGATGTGGACCAACTCCCGGCAGGTTGGTTGGATGCGGTTCGACTCTGTCACTTCAGCTGTATCAGCCTTGCCCGTCAGCCATTGGGGGACAGGCTTGTTGAGGTGGCCAGGAGGGTGAAGGAAGAAGACAAGCTGATTAGCTATGACCCGAACTGGCGCAACCTGATGGACACCCGCTACCGCGAGCTGACTTTCCCGGCCATGGTGGAGCTTGCAGACATCATCAAGCTCTCGGATGAGGATCTTCGTCAGATATACCCTGGATTGAACGAAGAACAGGCCCTTCGAGAATTGCGGACAATGAATACTCGTGCCCAGATTCTTTTCACCCGTGGAGCGAAAGGCATGGTGTTGTATGACACCGACCTAAAGTTTGAACAGCCCGCGATCGCCGTTGAGGTCGCGGATACAGTGGGTGCCGGAGATTCGAGTATGGCCGGCTGGCTCGCCTCGACGCTTCTAGGCATCCAAGAGCCGCGTGCACGATTGGAGTTCTCCGCGGCTTGTGCGTCGGTGTCTTGCTCACATGCAGGGGCTTACGCGCCTAGTCGTGAAGAAGTGAACAACTTGCTGTCATACCGCATGCAACATTGA
- a CDS encoding LysR family transcriptional regulator, with product MELNDLRVFCRVAQLGSFTKAAEQLGVAKSRASAIVRTLEADVGSRLLQRNTRSVRLTPDGELFFERCRELLRESDHLQGMFRPAAGALQGRVRLDMPSLFGQELVMPHLRELLSAHPLLDLRISINDRRVDMIQEGVDCLIRIGPLPDSDLVARKLGTMKACNLASPAYLRQYGVPSSLADLAGHRVIHYANNLRSEEAAWRYAVDGEVQSVPMVSALAINSGSLLLAACRNGLGIMQVSVPASQRLIDSGELVEVLPEFRPPPIQASLLLPHRRHVAPRVEAVLNWLTQVTRPYMQERAS from the coding sequence ATGGAGTTGAATGATCTACGGGTTTTTTGCCGCGTTGCCCAATTGGGCAGTTTTACTAAAGCGGCCGAGCAGCTCGGTGTTGCCAAGAGCCGGGCTTCTGCCATTGTGCGGACGCTGGAAGCCGATGTGGGTAGCCGGCTATTGCAACGCAACACCCGCAGCGTTCGGTTGACGCCTGATGGCGAGCTGTTTTTCGAGCGCTGCAGAGAACTGCTGAGGGAGTCAGATCATTTGCAGGGGATGTTTCGGCCTGCTGCCGGAGCTTTGCAAGGTAGGGTGCGTCTCGATATGCCGAGCTTATTTGGGCAGGAGCTGGTAATGCCGCATTTGCGGGAATTGCTGTCCGCGCATCCGCTGCTTGATCTCAGAATCAGTATCAACGACCGTCGGGTGGACATGATACAGGAGGGTGTTGATTGCTTGATCAGGATAGGCCCGCTGCCGGATTCGGATCTGGTCGCACGAAAATTAGGCACAATGAAGGCCTGCAATTTAGCCAGTCCAGCGTACTTGCGACAGTATGGTGTGCCGAGTTCACTCGCTGACCTCGCTGGTCATCGTGTTATTCACTACGCAAATAACTTGCGTAGTGAAGAGGCTGCTTGGCGCTATGCGGTAGATGGCGAGGTGCAGTCAGTACCCATGGTCAGTGCACTCGCCATAAACAGTGGCTCACTCCTGCTGGCGGCCTGCAGAAACGGGTTGGGCATCATGCAAGTGTCCGTACCGGCAAGCCAGCGCCTGATCGATAGCGGGGAGCTGGTTGAGGTACTGCCAGAGTTCAGGCCGCCCCCGATACAGGCTTCGTTGCTTCTCCCTCATCGTAGGCACGTTGCTCCGCGCGTGGAAGCAGTGCTGAACTGGCTCACTCAGGTGACCCGGCCCTATATGCAGGAGCGAGCGTCTTAA